The Sandaracinus amylolyticus genomic interval CTCGAGACCGCGCCCCACGAGGTCGAACGTCTGCAGCGGCTCCCCATCTCTCAGCAGGACGATCCGTTCCATAGGCGTGGCCGCGCTATCGGCGTCGATCTCCCACCGTTGCGCACCCGCGTGAGCAGTGCGCGTCACGCCTGCAGGAGGCGCCTCGGAGCGCCTTGAACGCGCCCGATCACGCCGCTAATGTCCGGCGCCTTCGATGACCGACCTTCGCCGTACTCCCCTCTTCGACGAGCACAAGGCGCTCGGCGCCCGCATCGTCCCCTTCGCCGGCTGGAGCATGCCGGTCCAGTACGCCGGGCTCGTCAAGGAGCACCACGCGGTGCGCACCGCGGCGGGTCTCTTCGACGTCTCGCACATGGGCGAGCTGCTGCTCGAAGGGCCGGAGAGCGAGGCGGTGATCGACGAGCTCGTCACCGCGGATCTCACGAAGCTGCCCGACGGCAAGGCCGTGTACTGCGTCGCGTGCAACGAGCAGGGCACGATCCTCGACGACCTGATCGTCTATCGCCGCGGCCGCGAGAAGTTCCTCGTCGTGTGCAACGCGTCGAACCGCGACAAGATCGCGGCGCACTTCGCGAAGCACGCGCAGGGTCGCCAGACGAGCTTCGAGGACGCGTCGGATCGCTTCTCCCTCATCGCGCTCCAGGGCCCGAAGGCGATCGACGTCGCGCGCGCGGCGGGCGCGGACGACGCGATCACCTCGCTCGCGTCGTTCTCGCTGACCGACGGCAAGATCGCGGGCGTGCCCGTGATCGCCGCGCGCACCGGCTACACCGCCGAGGACGGCTTCGAGCTCTTCTGCGCGAACGAGCACGCGGCGACGCTGTGGCGCGCGCTGATCGAAGCGGGCAAGCCGCTCGGCCTCGAGCCCGCGGGCCTCGGCGCGCGCGACACGCTGCGCCTCGAGGGTCGTCTCTCGCTCTACGGCAACGAGATCGACGAGACGACGAACCCGCTCGAGGCGGGCCTCGCGTGGGTCGTGAAGCTCGACAAGCCGCGCGACTTCCTGGGCAAGGCCGCGCTCCAGAAGATCAAGGCGGCGGGCAACGACCGCCGCATGGTCGGCTTCGAGATGCTCGGCCGCGGCATCGCGCGCCACGGTCACGCGATCGTCGAGTGGACCGGCAGCGAGACCCCGGGCAAGACGATCGGCCTCGTGACGAGCGGTTCGCCCGCGCCGACGCTCGACAAGAACATCGGCCTCGGGTACGTCCCGGCCGCGCTGGCGGAGATCGGCTCGCGGATCGGGATCGAAGTGCGTCCCGGTCGCTCGATCGAAGCCGTCGTGGTGAAGACGCCGTTCTACAAGCGCCCTCGCTGAGCGAGCGCGCGTCCGTCCGTTTCCGATCGCGAGTCGCTCGAGTCGGCTCGCGAGTCGCACGCATCGACCCTCGAGGAGAAGAGCCATGGCGAGCTACCCGAGCGATCTGAAGTACACGAAGGACCACGAGTGGGCGCGTCTCGAGGCGGACGGCACCGTTCGCGTCGGCGTCACCGCGTACGCGGTCGAGCAGCTCGGCGACGTGACGCTCGTCGATCTGCCGAAGGTGGGCACGAAGCTCGAGGAGCACGGGCGCTTCGGCGACATCGAGTCGGTGAAGACCGTGAGCGAGCTCTTCTCGCCGATCGCCGGTGAGGTCGTCGCGGTGAACGACGCGCTCGACGGCAAGCCCGAGCTCGTCAACGAGGGCCCGTACGACAAGGGCTGGATGATCGCGATCAAGCCCGCCGGTGGCCTCGACGGCCTGATGGACGCGGCGGCGTACGAAGCGTTCCTGGGAACTCTCGATCACTGACGCTTCGCGGCGTCCGCGAACCAGCTAACACAGCGGGCCGTTGCCGATCGTCGGCAGCGGCTCCAGCAAAGGCGACGGCACATGCGGTACCTGCCCCATACCGACGACGAGATCCGCGCGATGCTGGCCACGATCGGCGTGCAGTCGATCGACGACCTCTTCGCCGACATCCCGAAGGCGCACCGCCTCGGGCGTCCGCTCGCGGTCGAGCCCGCGCTCGACGAGCCCACGCTGATGGCGCACCTCGAGGCGCTCGCGTCGAAGAACGAGGCGGCGCGCGCGCTCTCGTTCCTCGGCGCCGGCATCTACGACCACCACGTGCCGCCGGCCGTCGACCAGCTCCTGCTCCGCAGCGAGTTCTACACGGCGTACACGCCGTACCAGGCCGAGGTCTCGCAGGGCACGCTGCAGTCGATCTTCGAGTTCCAGACGACGGTCTGCGAGCTGCTCGGGATGGAGGTCTCGAACGCGTCGATGTACGACGCGGCGAGCGCCGTCGCCGAGGCGGCGCTGATGGCGCGCCGCGTGACCGGCAAGAAGCACGTGATCCTCTCGGGCGCGCTCCACCCCGAGTACGTGCACACCGTGCAGACCTACGTGCGCGGCTTCGACTCCGGCGAGATCGAGGTCCGCATCGCGAAGGTCGCGGACGACGGACGCACGGACGTGGCGTCGGTCGTCGAGCTGCTGGACGGGAACGTGGCCGCGGTGATCGTCGGCTATCCGAACTTCTTCGGCGCGGTCGAGGATCTCGCGACGCTGCGCGAGAAGACGCGCGCCGCGGGCGCGCTGCTCGTGACCGCGACGGCCGAGCCCTACGCGCTCTCGGTGATCAAGCCGCCGGGCGCGTACGGCGTCGACATCGCGGTGGGCGAGGGCCAGCCGCTCGCGTGCCCGCCGCAGCTCGGCGGACCGGGCGTCGGCCTCTTCGCGACGAAGATGGAGTTCATCCGCGAGATGCCGGGCCGCATCTGCGGCGAGACCGTCGACCAGGCGGGCGAGCGCGGCTTCGTGCTCACGCTGAGCACGCGCGAGCAGCACATCCGCCGCGAGCGCGCGACCTCGAACATCTGCACGAACCACGGGCTCATCGCGCTCGCGATGACGATCCGCTGCTCGATGCTCGGCAAGAAGGGCTTCGAGCAGGTCGGCCGCGCGTGCCTCGCGAAGGCCGAGTACCTGAAGAAGAAGATCGCGGAGACCGGGCGCTTCACGATCGCGACGACGGCGCCGACGTTCAACGAGTTCGTCGTGCGTCGCAACGACGGCGCGGCGGCCCCGCTGCTCGCGGCGCTCGCGGCGAAGCACATCCTCGCGGGCGTGGATCTCGGGAAGTCGTTCCCGGGCCGCGAGCGCGAGCTCCTCGTCGCGGTGACCGAGCGTCACTCGAAGGAAGACCTCGATCGCTTCGTGGCCGCGCTCTCGGCGGTCTGAAGAATTCACCACGGAGGGCCGCAGAGGACCTCAGAGAAGACTCTTCTCTGTGGCTCTCTGCGGCCCTCTGCGTTTCATGCTGCTCTTCAGTACGACTTCGGCAGCCCCAGCGAGTGCTGCGACACGAAGTTGAGCACCATCTCGCGGCTCACCGGCGCGATGCGCTGCAATCGCGCGAAGCCCCAGAGATCCGCGAGCCCGTACTCCGACGCGAGACCGTTCCCGCCGTGCGTCTGGATCGCCGCGTCGAGCGACTCGATCGCCGCGTCGGCCGCCGACAGGCGCGCCATGTTCGACGCCTCGCCCGCGTCCTTGCCGGCGTCGTGCAGCCACGCCGCCTTCTGCGTCATCAGCTTCGCGAGCTCCATCTGGATGCACGCGCGCGCGAGAGGATGCGCGATGCCCTGGTGCGCGCCGATCGGCGTCGACCACACCTTGCGCTCGCGCGCGTACGCCGCGCCCTTGTCGAGCGCGTAGCGCGCGAGCCCCACGCAGTACGCCGCCGACGTGATGCGCTCGGGGTTGAGCCCGTGGAACAGCGCCTTGAGGCCGTTGCCCTCGCCGCCGATCAGCCGATCCGCGGGCACGCGCACGTCGTCGAAGAACAGCGTGAACTGCTTCTCGGGCGAGACGATCTCCATCGGGATCGCATCGCGCTTCAGCCCCGGCGCGTCGGTGTCGACGACGAAGAGCGAGAGCTGCCCGCGCCCGGTGCGCGCGTCGGTCCCGGTGCGCGCGACGAGCAGCATCTGCTCGGCCTCGTCGACGCCCGAGATGTAGTACTTCTGGCCGGAGATCCGCCATCCGTCGCCGTCGCGCACCGCGGTGGTCGACACCTGGTGCGAGTTCGAGCCCGCGTCGGGCTCGGTGAGCGCGAACACCATCGTCGCGCTCCCCTTCGCGAGGCCGGGCAGCCATCGCGCGCGCTGCGCGTCGTCGCCGAAGCGCGCGATCACCGTCCCGCAGATCGCGGGTGACACGACGAGCAGCAGCAGCGGGCAGCCCTGCGTGCTGAGCTCCTCGCACACGATGCAGAGCTCGGTGATCCCGAGCCCTCCGCCGCCGTACTGCTCGGGCAGGCTCACGCCGAGGTAGCCCTCGCGCGCGAGCGCGTCCCAGAGCTCTTTCGTCTTCTCGCCGCGCCGCGCGCGCTCGACGTACCAGCGATGTCCGAACGACGTCGCGATGCGACGCACGCCCTCGCGCAACATCCGCTGCTCTTCTCGTTCTTCGAAGTCCATGCGGACGGAGGAGACCGCGTCGCGCGCCGGACCTCAAGCGTCAGCGCGCGTTCACACTGTCGCGCGCGCCGCACACGCGATGGATCGATGTCTCTTCGATCCCGCGGACGAAATCGCGGCGGCACTCGTGTTGCTCTGCGCGAGACCGCCATGAGCCCACGCCTGCTCGCCTCGCTCGCCCTGGTCCTCGCGCTCGCGCCCTCGCCGCGCGCCGCCGCGCAGCTGCTCGATCGTGCGTCGGACACCGTGCGCTCCGACGAGCCGAGCCGCTCGAGCTCGAGCGACGACGACTCCGGATCGAGCAGCGGCAGCAGCAGCTCCGACGACGACTCGACGCTCGGCCGCGCGTCGTCGACGGTGCGCGGCGACGGTGGTGGTCGCCCCCGCGCGCGCTACGCGCCGCGACGCTGGTACGTCGAGGAGCAGTACGCGCCGAGCTACGGCGTGTACGCGTCGGGCTCGGTGTACGTCGCGAGCGACGAGCCCGAGCCGCTGCTCGAGACGATGGTGGTGGCGCAGCTCGAGGGCTCGTACGTGATCGACGACGTTGGTCGCGGCACCGCGAGCGTGCGCGTGCTCTTGCCGTGGCCCGCCGAGATCTTCGCGGGGTACTCGCTCTACCTCGAGCCGCGCGAGCGCGGAGAGACCGACTTCGTCGCGCTCGGTCGCCTCGGCGCTGCCTGGCGCGCGGTCGACGACGAGGCGATCCAGGTGCGCATCGGCGGCTCGCTGCGTCACTGGCAGGACGCGGAGGGCGCGCGCTTCGGCGGCGAGGCGCTCGCCGGCGTCGACATGTTCCCGGGCGAGCCGCTCGTGCTGAGCTTCGAGGGCGCGGCCGGCATCGTGGGCGACGCGTGGGTGTTCGAGGCGCGCGGCACGATCGGCGTGCTCATGGGCCCGGTCGAGCTCTACGCAGGCTGGCACCACGTCGCGCTCGAAGCGACGAACGGGAGCGGCGGCGTCGAGCTCACGGGCCCGGTCGGCGGCCTGCGCCTCTGGCTGTGATCGACGTCGCGCTCGGGTCGAGACGCGGCGGGTGAGCGAGGCGACGCGCGGGAGGCCGCGGGGCCCGCGGAGGAGATCGACGCGACGGCGGACGAGGTCGCGGCGCGCGCGCAGCAGGCCACGGGGACGGCGCAGCAACTCGCGGCGGCGGCGCAGGAGGTCGCGGCGACGGCGCAGCAACTCGCGGCGCCGCCGCAGGAGGTCACGGCGACGGCGCAGGAGCTCGCGGCGACGGCGCAGGAGCTCGCTTCCCGCCCGGAGGAAGTCCCGGTCTCGACGGAGGAGGTCGCCGGCTCGGCGAACGAAGTCGGGGAACGGGCGGAGGAGGTGCCGGGACTGACGAAGGAAGTTCCGGAAACGACGATCAATCTCGAAGGTATCGGAACGACGTCGGTTTTCGCTGGTGTCAGCGCCGAGACATTCCGCTCACTCGCAGCTGCAGCCGACCACGCCGGCGCTCACCCGCACCGCGCACGGGGCCTCGCACGTCTCCATCAGGGAGTAGTCGAGCACACGCTCGGCGCGGCAGTCGCTCTCCGGCGCGGCGGGCATGCGGTCGCGCGCCGCGTCGCATCCCGCGAGGCCCGTCCACTCCTCGGTCATCGCGAGCCCGAAGCCCGACGACGTCGTCTCCAGCAGCGTCCACGCGCGGCGCACGCTCGCGCCGTCGCACCCTTCGATCGCGGTGATCGCCTCGCTGTGGAAGCCCGCGGTCGCCGCGAGCGACACGCGCGACATCGCGAGCGACGTCACGTCGGGCACGCCGACGTTCACCACGCCCGAGCCCGACACGATCCCGACGAGGCCCATCTCGCCGGTGGCGCGCGAGGGCGAGCACGCATCGACCTCGCCGCGCACGCGCAGATCGTAGATGCCGGTCGCGACGTCGCGCGGCTCGTGCGCCGCCGAGCAGCCGATGCCGAGGAGCGCGGAGATCACGAGCGTCACGAGCGATCGGTGCATGGCGATGCCTCCGGAGACGCCGGTACTACGCCGCGCGATCGCGGGTCAAAAAAGCGACGCGTGCGCCATACTCGCGCCGTGCGTCACGCCTTGCTCGCGCTCCTCGCGCTCTCGCTCGCCGCATGCGGCGAGGATCGTCCCGCGCCCACGACGACCGAAGCCCCCACGCCCGCGCCGCTGAGCGACGTCGAGGTGATCCCCGGGCTCGCCGTGCACGAGTGGGGCGTGATCGACGTGCGCGCGGATCGCGGTCCGCTCGGAGCGCTCGCGCTCTCGGGCGTGCCGGGGCGCGGCGTGCCGCGCGACGAGCTGATGCGCGACGTGCCGGTGCCGCTCGGTCTCACGCCGACGCCGACGCCCACGCCGCCGCATCCTCCGGTGGGTCGTCCGCGCGCGCCGCTGCTCTACGTGCACCTGCCGCCTGGTCACGCGCCGATCGATCTCAGCGTGCGCGTCGAGCTCCCCGGCGGGACGATCGAAGAGCACTGGCCGCTCACCTCCGATCACGACGAGCGCCCGCAGTGGGTGCGCTGGCGCGCGACCGCGCGCACCGAATCGTGCACCGGCTCGTCGTATCCCGCGCCCGGAGAAGCACCGTGCGACGAAGCGCTGCGCTTCTACTGCGAAGCGTCGGAGCTGCGTCGCTACGAAGCGTCCGACGCGGCGTGCCTCGAGGTCGACGGTCGCGACTTCAACCACCTCTTCTATCGCGGCGCGCTCCCCGCGCGGCTGCCGATCCAGATCACGCGCGGCGAGGACGGAACGCTGCGCGTGCACCACGCGGGCGAGAGCGCGCTGCCGGGGCGGCTCGTGCTCGTGCATCGCGAGGACGATCCGAGCGCGACGCGCGCGCGTGTCGTCGACGTGCCCGCGCCGGGCGCGACCGTCTCGATCGCCGCGCCCGACGTGGCGATCGATCCCGCGCGCGACGCGATCTACGGCGCGCTGCGCGAGACGTTCGCGCTCACCGACGCCGAGGTCGCGGCGTTCCGCGCGGCGTGGGACGTGTCGTTCTTCGGCGGCGCGCGCGCCGAGATCGAAGGGCTGCGGCGACAGGCGTTCGTGCCGCCCGTCGACTCGCTCTTCTACTGGCTCCCCGAGCGCGAGGTGGAGCGCATCGCGCCGCTCACGATCGAGCCGCGCCCCGAGCACGTGCGACGCGCGATGTTGATCCGCGTCGACCTCGACGAGCGCCCGCGCTCGTACCTCGAAGCACCCACGTCGGCGACCCCTTGATCGCCCACGCGCGTCATCTCTTCTCACGCCGCGGTGCGTCGATCCGGTGAGCATGCTCACCGGCGCGGATCGCCGTCGAAGCTCGCTGCGAAGCGAGGAGTAGACTGCCCCGCCCATGAAGCTCGCCACGCTGAGGAACGGCACGCGCGACGGAGCTCTCGTCGTCGTTCGTCGCGACGGAACGCGCTACGCGCCCGCCACCGAGATCGCGCCGACGCTGCAGCGCGCGCTCGACGAGTGGGACGCGGTCGAGCCCGCGCTCCGCGCCGTCGCCGATCGGCTCGAGCACGATCAGATCGAGTCGCGCCCGCTCGACGTCGCGCAGCTGCGCGCGCCGCTGCCGCGCGCGTACGAGTGGGTCGACGGCTCGGCGTACATCAATCACATCGTGCTCGTCCGGAAGGCGCGCGGCGCGCAGCCGCCGGCGACGCTCGAGACCGATCCCCTCGTGTACCAGGGCGGCTCGAGCGACTTCCTCGGACCGACCGACGACATCCCGCTCGCCGACGTCGCGTGGGGCTGCGACTTCGAGTCCGAGGTCTGCGTGATCCTCGGCGACACGCCGCAGGGCACGACGATGGAGGA includes:
- a CDS encoding acyl-CoA dehydrogenase family protein, coding for MDFEEREEQRMLREGVRRIATSFGHRWYVERARRGEKTKELWDALAREGYLGVSLPEQYGGGGLGITELCIVCEELSTQGCPLLLLVVSPAICGTVIARFGDDAQRARWLPGLAKGSATMVFALTEPDAGSNSHQVSTTAVRDGDGWRISGQKYYISGVDEAEQMLLVARTGTDARTGRGQLSLFVVDTDAPGLKRDAIPMEIVSPEKQFTLFFDDVRVPADRLIGGEGNGLKALFHGLNPERITSAAYCVGLARYALDKGAAYARERKVWSTPIGAHQGIAHPLARACIQMELAKLMTQKAAWLHDAGKDAGEASNMARLSAADAAIESLDAAIQTHGGNGLASEYGLADLWGFARLQRIAPVSREMVLNFVSQHSLGLPKSY
- the gcvH gene encoding glycine cleavage system protein GcvH, which produces MASYPSDLKYTKDHEWARLEADGTVRVGVTAYAVEQLGDVTLVDLPKVGTKLEEHGRFGDIESVKTVSELFSPIAGEVVAVNDALDGKPELVNEGPYDKGWMIAIKPAGGLDGLMDAAAYEAFLGTLDH
- the gcvPA gene encoding aminomethyl-transferring glycine dehydrogenase subunit GcvPA, with protein sequence MRYLPHTDDEIRAMLATIGVQSIDDLFADIPKAHRLGRPLAVEPALDEPTLMAHLEALASKNEAARALSFLGAGIYDHHVPPAVDQLLLRSEFYTAYTPYQAEVSQGTLQSIFEFQTTVCELLGMEVSNASMYDAASAVAEAALMARRVTGKKHVILSGALHPEYVHTVQTYVRGFDSGEIEVRIAKVADDGRTDVASVVELLDGNVAAVIVGYPNFFGAVEDLATLREKTRAAGALLVTATAEPYALSVIKPPGAYGVDIAVGEGQPLACPPQLGGPGVGLFATKMEFIREMPGRICGETVDQAGERGFVLTLSTREQHIRRERATSNICTNHGLIALAMTIRCSMLGKKGFEQVGRACLAKAEYLKKKIAETGRFTIATTAPTFNEFVVRRNDGAAAPLLAALAAKHILAGVDLGKSFPGRERELLVAVTERHSKEDLDRFVAALSAV
- the gcvT gene encoding glycine cleavage system aminomethyltransferase GcvT, which gives rise to MTDLRRTPLFDEHKALGARIVPFAGWSMPVQYAGLVKEHHAVRTAAGLFDVSHMGELLLEGPESEAVIDELVTADLTKLPDGKAVYCVACNEQGTILDDLIVYRRGREKFLVVCNASNRDKIAAHFAKHAQGRQTSFEDASDRFSLIALQGPKAIDVARAAGADDAITSLASFSLTDGKIAGVPVIAARTGYTAEDGFELFCANEHAATLWRALIEAGKPLGLEPAGLGARDTLRLEGRLSLYGNEIDETTNPLEAGLAWVVKLDKPRDFLGKAALQKIKAAGNDRRMVGFEMLGRGIARHGHAIVEWTGSETPGKTIGLVTSGSPAPTLDKNIGLGYVPAALAEIGSRIGIEVRPGRSIEAVVVKTPFYKRPR